In the genome of Pirellulales bacterium, the window GATGAGGCGCCATAATGCGTTCCACCAGGCGATCTCGCACGCGGATCCATCCGATAGCCGTTGACGAGCAGAGGGCGAAAACAATCGCCGGCAGAGCGATCAATCGAAAACCCAAAATGGTGGTGGGTATTCTTCATGCCAGCAATCCCCTGATCACTTCGCCGTGTACGTCCGTCAGGCGATATTCGCGGCCTTGGTATTTGAAGGTCAGACGCTTGTGGTCGAGGCCCAATTGGTGCAGCACCGTGGCGTTCAGGTCGTGGACGTGGACGGGGTTCTCGGCGATGTTGAAGCCAAACTCGTCGGTCTTGCCATAGCACACACCAGGCTTGATGCCGCCTCCCGCCAGCCACATACAGTAGGCGTCTTTGTGATGGTCGCGGCCGGGCGACGTCTTGACGCCTTCGCCGGAAATGCCTTGCCGCAACGGCGTGCGGCCGAACTCGGCGCCCCAGATCACCAGCGTTTCGTCGAGTAGGCCGCGTTGCTTGAGATCGCGGACCAGGGCGGCCATGCCCAGGTCGACGTCGCGGCACTTGGCCGGCAGCCGTTTGGCAAGATCGGCATGATGGTCCCAGTCGGCGTCGTAAAGCTCGACCAGCCGCACGCCACGCTCGACCAGCCGCCGGGCCAGCAGGCAGTTGCTGGCGAAGGACGGCTTGCCCGGCGTCGCGCCGTACAGAGCGAGCGTCTCGGCCGGTTCGTGGCTGATGTCAACCAGCTCCGGCACCGACATCTGCATGCGAAAGGCCATTTCATATTGGCTGATCCGCGTGGCGATCTCCGGATCGCCCACGGTGGCAAGCTGCCGCTGGTTCAACTCCTGGACGGCGTCGAGCACGCGGCGGCGGTCGGCGGCGGCGTGGCCCGGCGGATTCGACAAGAACAGCACCGGGTCGCCGCTGGAGCGAAGCTGGATGCCCTGGTAGACGCTGGGCAAAAAGCCCGCCGACCAGAGCGAGGTGCCGGCGCCGCCGAGCGGCCCCGATTGCAGCACGACGTAGGCCGGCAAATCCTGACTTTCTGAGCCGAGTCCATACAGGACCCAGGAGCCAAAGCTCGGACGGCCGCCGCGGCCGAAGCCCGTGTGCAGGAACATTTGGGCGGGGGCGTGATTGATCTCGTCGGTGTGCAGCGAACGGACAATCGCGATGTCGTCAGCCACGCCCGCAAGCTGCGGCAGCAGCTCGGAGATTTCCTGCCCGCTCTGTCCATGTCGAGTGAACGTGAACGGCGAGCCGGCCAGCTTGAGCTCGCCGCCGATGAAGGCGAAGCGCCGTCCGCGAGTCAACTCTTCCGGGCAGGTCTGGCCGTCGCGTGCGTTCAATTCGGGCTGGTGATTGAACAGATCGAGCTGCGATGGGGCGCCGATCATGTGCAAATAGATGACGTGCTTGGCGCGCGGCGGCAAGTGGCCGGCGTGCGCCGTCAGCGGGCCCGTCGGTTCAGCCGATGCTGCCGCCGCACGATCTTCGTTCAACAGGGCGCCGAGCGCCACGGCGCCCAGGCTCAGGCCCGAACGACCGAGGAAGCCGCGTCGCGTCAGGTTTTGGAGGTAGGTGTTGATGGGGTGCATGGCTTGGGATTGGAGGCGTAAAGCGTATCTACTGTGGCGATCTGGACTTCGTCGGCTTCGACCTCGAGCTGGCTGCCGTTGCTGAACAGGACCGAGTGCCGAAAACAATCGGGCCGACTGCCGAGGTCGACTTCGTCGTACATCCACTGCATCAAGGTCGCACGAAACTCGCTTGCAAAAGCGTTGCTGTTGAGACGGACCTTATCGACCGTGCGGTAGGTCATCAACACCGTGCCGCTCAGTGGGGAGTCGCGCTTGAGCAGAATCGCGAAGAAGGGCCCGGTCTGACCCATCCAGAATACTTCTGCATCGTGCAGCCTCACCCCGTCGAGAAGTTTCAGCGCCGAATCGGGCAGCTTGTCGCGCACCGCCGCCAACCGACGCTCGTACCGGCCCTCCGCATCTTCCCAATCGGCGTCGGCGGCGTCCATGTCAGCGACGTCAGGCCGCTGCAGACGCACATAAAGATCGGGGGTGAAAAACTTCATTTGCCCTTTCTCGCCTTGGCATTCGCCGTTTCATAAAATGTATGACCGTGTGGCGGCGGACTGCGTTGCTGGAAGTGTGGCAGGGCCATCGCGCCCGCCGACCAGGTGTGTTTCTGTTGTCGCATCCACGGGCCTACCGCTTCTTCGATTCTTAACGCCACTTGCCGATTCGCCTGCGCATCGTCGCCACAGACCACAACGTCCTGACCACCGTTGCGTCCGCTGATCGCCGTTGCCGTGTCAATTTCGCCGCCTTTGATAACGGCCCCGCTGCCATCGGTAGCCCTTGTCGCGAGGTGGATTGTCGTAGCGGCCGGTGGGACGTGCTGCTGATCTCCGTTGGGTTGGTTCAACGTTATTGTATCCCCGTTGGTGCATCAAGTCGCCGGTCGTCAGCAGGTCGTGTTAATTCTTGGTGATCGTCTCATCCAGGTTCAACAGGGCCGAGGCCACGGAATACCAGGCGACAAGCTGGTCCGTCGGACCGGCACTCGCAGCGCCGGCTTGCTCGGCCAGTGTCTTGGTGGCCGCCTGGCCGGCATGGGCCGCGGCCAGTTGCCCATCGTGTAATTGTCGCAAGACGGCCAGTTCCGCATCGTCGGGGTTTCGCGCCAGGCACAACCGCCAGGCATATCGCAACTGTTCATCGAGCGGCGCATCGGCGCGCTCGCGCAAGACACGCCCGGCCAAGGCAAAGGCTGCTTCCACATACACCGGATCGTTGAGCAGCGTCAGGGCTTGCAGCGGAGTGTTGGACCGCGAGCGCTTGACGGTGCAAGCCAGCCGGGCATTCGCGTCGAAATTGACGAAGCTCGGATAGGGCGAAGCCCGCTTCCAGACGACGTAGACGCCGCGACGATACCGCTCGTCGCCAGGGCTGACGATATACTCCAGCGGCTGACCACCGACTTTCGTCCACAAGCCGTCGGGCTGAGGAGGGCGAATCGGCGGTCCGGTCGCACGCAACGAGAGCAAGCCGGCGATGGCCAGGGCGTTGTCGCGAATGGTTTCGGCGGCGAGGCGGAACCGCGGCCCACGGGCGTAAAGCAGATTCTCGGCGTCGCGGGCCAACTGGTGGGTTGTCGCCCGTGAAGATTGCCGATACGTCGCCGAAGTCACGATCTTCCGCAACACGTTCTTCATCGACCAACCGTTCTCCATCAACTCGACGGCCAGCCAATCGAGCAATTCGGGGTGCGTGGGCGGCTCGCCCTTGATGCCGAAATCTTCGAGCGTGGTCACAACGCCGTGGCCGAACAATTCGGCCCACCAGCGATTCACCACTACGCGGGCCGTGAGCGGATTGTGGCGATCGACCAGCCAACGGGCCAGCGTGAGGCGGTTGGGCGGTCCTGCCGGCAGCGGGTGTAGCACGGGCGGAACAGCGGCCTGAACCGGCCCGCCGGGCGTGCGGAAATCGCCCCGCGTGAAAATGCTCGTCGCTCGCGGCGCCGCCAACTCACGCATCACCAGCGTGGCCGGCTTCTTCAGCGCTTGCTGCGATTTTTGCAGCGCATCTCGGCGGGCACGCAGTTCTTGCGCGGTGGCGTCGCGCTCGAGCCGGAAATCGAGCAATCGCGAGTGTTGCGCGTCGCTGCGCGCCTCCGCCGCGGTTTTCAAAATCGCCGCCACCTCGGCCGGCAGCGACGCGGCCCCAGGGTCGCCCGTCAAAGCCGAAAGACGCAGCCGGCCAAGGGTGCGGCCAGTGCCAAATTGTTGCACCAACGTGAAGGTCAGGCGCGTGCCGCCTTCGTTGCCTGGCAAGGAAGGCACATCGAAAACCGCCCAGTGTGGTTGATGGAATCGGGGTGCGATTGCCCAGCCGGTCTTCGGTCGCTCGTCGAGTGCGGCGGCCAGCGGAAAGTTCGCTTGCTCAAAGCTGGCACTTCGGGCGACGAGCCGCACCGGCTGCGGCGGACGACGGTCGTCCAGCGGCGCCGCCGTGACGGCGAACGTGTTGAGCACGAAGTTCGGTCGATCGGCGTCGCCGCGCCCCGGCCCCATGCCCGGCAACGCCGGATCGGTCAACGCGTCGAGTCTGATGCCCGTGATGCCGCGCAGCGTGGTCTCCACCACGATGGTGTAGGTGTCGACGTTCGGGGAATCGTCGACCAGCAACACCGAATCGTCGTCGAGCAGCTTGTGCGCGGACCCTTCGGCCGATTGGAATTCGGCGATCTTGAGCGCGTGCGTGGTCGGCGCTCGGTCCACTTCGCCGGCCAGCGTCGCTTCCCAAGCGGCCAAATCGCCGCCAAGCTCGCCGCGCCGCGCGGCAATCGCCTGGTCGATTTCCTGCATCTCGCCCTTCAGCCGCTGCTGCTCGGCTTCGATGGATTTGTCGGCCAGTTCCAGCGACGGACCGAGAAAACGGATCGAACCGGGCACATTCGGATTGCTGCGGTCGGCCTCGATCTCGGTGTTGTTGAAGAAGGCCAGCAAGCCGTAATAATCTCGCTGCGTGAACGGATCGTACTTGTGGTCGTGACACTGGGCGCATTCCAGCGTCGTGCCGAGCCAGACGGTCGCCGTGGTGTTGACGCGGTCGATGACCTGGTTGGTGCGCGTTTCTTCGGGGTCGGATCCGGCTTCGACGTTGGTGGTCGTCGAGCGATGAAAGCCCGTCGCGATAAGCTGCGATTCGGCCGCGCCCGGCAATAGATCTCCGGCGAGCTGCTCGACCGTGAACTGGTCGAACGGCATGTCTTCATTGAGGGCGCGAATCACCCAGTCGCGATAAGGCCATAGCTCGCGCAGATCGTCGCGTTGAAAACCGTGCGAATCGGCGTATCGGGCCAGATCGAGCCAGGGCCGCGCCCAGCGCTCGCCGAACTGCGGCGAGGCCAGCAGCCGATCGACAAGCTTTTCATAGGCGTCGTCGCTCGCGTCGGCGACGAACGCGTCCACGTCGGCCGGCGAGGGCGGCAAGCCGATGAGATCGAGCGACACGCGGCGGATGAGCGCCGTGCGGTCGGCATCGGGCGAATGCGGCAAATGTTCGCTCTTCAATCGGGCCAAAACGAAATCATCGATCGCATTGCGGCACCAGGCACTCTCCGCCACCTTGGGCCGCGCCGGCCGGACCGGCGGCACGTAAGCCCAATGGGCGACGTGCTCGAGCTGAGCGGGCCAGACGGCACCGGACTCGATCCAGGCACGCAACGTTTCGATCTGCCGCGGCGTCAGCGGCTTGCCACGGGCCGGCATGATGTCGTCGTGGCCTTCAGGCAGCATGACGCGACGCAACAACTCGCTTTCGTCGGGTTTGCCGGCCAAGATCACGGCCCCGCTACCGCCGCCCGCCAGGGCCGACTCACAAACGTCGAGCCGCAAGTCGCCTTCTTGCCGCCGCGGTCCATGACATTCCAGGCACGAACGTTCAAAGATCGGGTAAACATCACGCGCAAAATCGACCACGGGCGTTTGGGGTTCCGCCCGAACGGGACTGGAACACGCGAGCACGGCGAACAACACCGCGACGCAACATCGAAAAGTCTGTGGGCTGAACATGATGCAAGATGCCGGGTCACTACGGCGCGTTCCGTAGGTTGCTCCATTATGCCGGATGTCGCCCTGGATTTCACGCCAGTGACGGAAATCGTAGAAACGGACGGGGCCGGCGGCTATCATGGCGTGCCACGGAACCGAGGTCACACATCAGAGGCGTTCTTTTTATGCATTGGGTTCAGGTCTATGATCCTTTCCATTCACCTTGGATCTCGACCTTGGCCGCCGGAGTGCCGATCATCGCGCTGTTGGGTTTGCTGGCGCTGGGCATGCATGCACATCGGGCGGCGGTGGCAGGGCTGGTCACGGCACTGGTAGTGGCGATGGCCGGCTTTGGCATGCCCGCACGCGCCACCCTGGCCGCCGCTGGCTATGGGGCCTGCTTCGGCTTGCTGCCGATCGGCTGGATCGTGGTTGCCGCGGTCTTTCTCTACCACCTGACTCTCCGCTCCGGCCAGTTCGAAATCGTCAAGCGTTCGGTGGCCGCGATTTCGCCCGACCGGCGGCTGCAAGCGCTCCTGATCGCCTTCTCGTTCGGCACGTTCGTGGAGGGCGCGGCCGGCTTCGGCACGCCGGTGGCCATCTCGGCGGCACTGATGATCGGGCTGGGCTTCTCTCCGCTGTATGCCGCCGGCCTGGCGTTGATCGCCAACACGTCGCCCGTGGCCTTCGGGGCGCTCGGCACTCCCATCCTCACGTTGGCTCAAGTCACCGGCTTCGATGAAATGCTGATCAGCAAGATGGCCGGCCGTCAGCTTCCCCTGTTTTCGCTGATCGTGCCGGCCTGGCTGGTGGCGACGATGGCCGGTTGGCGCGGCGTCGTCGGATGCTGGCCGGCGATCGCCGTTTGCGGCGGGAGCTTTGCCGGGTTGCAGTTTCTGACTGCGAACTTCCACGGGCCGACGCTGGTGGATGTTGTCGGTGGGCTCGGCTCGCTGGTTTGTCGGACGCTGTTCTTGAAAGTCTGGCGGCCGCGAGAGGTGTGGCGATTTGCCGATGAGCCGGTGCAGACGGTTCTCGCCGATCAGCCGCCGTTGCGCGTCGGCCAGGTCGCTTATGCCTGGATGCCTTGGGTGTTCTTGTCAGTGATGGTCTTGCTATGGGGCTGGCCCCCGGTCAAGACGGTTCTCAACGGAGGCCCGACGGACCGGCCCAACCTGCTGGCCGGCCGAAGCAAGCTCTCTTTTTCGGTTCCCGGCTTGGACAAATTCGTCTATCGCACGTCGCCTGTGGCCGTCGTGCCCGCCGGTCTCGATCACGCGGCCGAACCGGAGAAAGCGGTCTACGATTTCAACTGGCTGTCGGCCACCGGGACGGGCATCTTTCTGGCGGCCATTCTTTCGGCCGTGTGGCTGCGAATCGGGCCGAAGCAGTTCATGGAAATCTTCCTGAGCACCGCCTGGCGAATGCGGTGGGCGCTGCTCACGATCGCCTGCATGTTGGCCTTGGCGTTCGTGACCAAGTACAGCGGCAGCGATGCCACGATGGGGCTGGCGTTCACCCGCACCGGCTGGTTTTACCCGTTCTTCGCGCCGCTGCTGGGCTGGCTGGGCGTGGCTCTTACTGGGTCCGATACTTCGTCGAACGCGCTGTTCGGCAGCTTGCAACGGATTACCGCGGAGCAGCTCAATCTCAATCCGCTGTTGATTGTGGCTTCCAACAGCACGGGCGGGGTGATGGGCAAGATGATCGATGCTCAGAGCATCGTGGTGGCGGCGGTCGCGACCGAGCAAACCGGCGGCGAAGGCAGGATCCTGCGGTTCGTCTTCTGGCACAGCGTGACGCTGGCGGCGTTGATTGGGCTCTTGACGATGTTGCAGGCCTATTGGCTGACTTGGATGATTCCGCAGGCGTCGCCCTAAAAATCCCCCTCGCCGCAACCCATGTCGGGGAGTTAAGATAACATCGGTGAGGCGTGGTTGAACCGCATCGACGCGTGGCCGAGAGAACAACATGGATAGCTGGGACCTTGCCCTTTGGGCGATCGCCGGTTACGTGGCGGTCTTCACGCTGGTGCGGTTGATGAATGCCCGGCGCACCAAGGTGCTCGGCGAGCTGCGCGAGCGTGCGGCCGCGCAAGCCAGCCGCGCACCGGCGACCGAAGAAGGCGAGGCAAAGAAGTAGTCAGGCTTTCGGCCTGACGGAGTTTTATGTCAGGCCCGCAAGCCTGACTGGGAATATGGGTCGGAAACTATACATCGAAACCGTCGGCTGCCAGATGAACATGCTCGATAGCGAGCTGGTGGTCGCCAGCCTGCGCAATCAGGGCTATGAGCTGGTTTCGACGCCCAAAGAGGCCGACACGATCCTGTTCAACACCTGCAGCGTCCGCCAACATGCCGAAGACAAAATCTACAGCGCCCTGGGCCGCCTGAAGCACGCCAAGACCCGTCATCCCGACAAGATCATCGGCGTGCTGGGGTGCATGGCCCAGAAAGACCAGCGGCTGATCTTCGAGCGCGCCCCCTACGTCGATCTCATCGTCGGTCCCGGCCAGCTCCACCAGGTGCCGGCCCTTTTGCAGGAAATCGCGGCCGGCGGCGGGCCGCGGATGGAGGTCAGCCTGGGCCGCAAGGAGGGCAACCGTCACGAAGTGGAAGAAAGTTTCGAGAGTTACGACCCGCTGCGCGACGAGCAGATGCGGCCCACGCCGTACCAGGCGTTTGTGCGGATCATGATCGGCTGCGACAAGTTCTGCACCTATTGCATCGTGCCCAGCGTGCGCGGGCCGGAGCAAAGCCGCCATCCCGGCCAGATCGAGGCGGAAGTCCGCCGGCTCGCCGCCGAGGGCTGCCGCGAGATCACGCTCCTGGGGCAAACCGTCAACAGCTACCGCTATCACGCCGACGGACGGACCACGCGGCTCGCTGATTTGATCAGCCGGCTGCATGAGATCGACGGTCTGGACCGCATCAAGTTCGTCACGAACTTTCCCAAGGACATGACCGACGACCTGTTGCAGGCGGTGCGCGATCTGCCCAAGTGCTCGCACTATTTGCACGTGCCCGCCCAGAGCGGCTCGAACGAGATTCTGCGCCGCATGAAGCGGAACTACATGGTGGAAGAGTATCGCGAGATGCTGGGCCGCATTCGCGAAACAATTCCCGACGCGGCGGTGACGAGCGACTTCATTGTCGGCTTTTGCGGCGAGACCGACGCCGACTTCGAAGCGACCGCAGAGCTGGTGCGCGAGTCGCGGTTCAAGAACAGCTTTATTTTCAAGTACAGCCCGCGGCCCGGCACGAAGTCCGACGAGTTGTTTGCCGACGACGTGCCCGAAGAGGTGAAGCGCCGCCGCAATAACGAGCTGTTGGCCATCCAGAATACGATCAGCGAGGAAGACAACCAGGCGTTTTTGGGCCGCGAGGTGACGGTGCTTGTCGAAGGGCCGAGCAAGAGCAGCCGGAAGCACGCCAGCGACGGCGAGGCATTGCAGCTCACCGGCCGCACGAATTGCGACCGCATTGTGGTGTTCGAGGGCAACCGCCGACTGATCGGGCAGTTTTTGCCGTTGGTCGTTTACGATGCGAATGCGTTTACCCTGTTCGGCAGCGTGGTGACCCAGCACGTGGGACCGGAGATATTCGAGTTAAGGGTAGCCAATGGAAGATCCGGACCGGGGAATCCACCAATTATGGCGGGAGCCTTGGGAGGGGCTGCATCGCCATGACTCCAAGCACTACTGAGGCAACGGTCGAGCAGCAAAATCTTGCGACGCGAATTGAAGGGTTTTATCACTTCTTGAACGCCAAGCAGTGGCAGAAATGCTTTGACCTTGTCGACCCTAAGCTGAGGGACGCAGGTGAAGTTGAAATTGCGGCCTACACCAACTCGCTCTCGTCATTCTTTGCGAAGCACGGGCCGATGGTGAGTCAGACCGTTGAGCGTCTGCGACTCTACGTGAACGCTCCGAATAAGCATGACGACCGAGATTTCGCCTACGGGCTGGTCGCGTTGGAAGATCGGGAACATCATTCCCTTAAG includes:
- a CDS encoding PSD1 and planctomycete cytochrome C domain-containing protein gives rise to the protein MFSPQTFRCCVAVLFAVLACSSPVRAEPQTPVVDFARDVYPIFERSCLECHGPRRQEGDLRLDVCESALAGGGSGAVILAGKPDESELLRRVMLPEGHDDIMPARGKPLTPRQIETLRAWIESGAVWPAQLEHVAHWAYVPPVRPARPKVAESAWCRNAIDDFVLARLKSEHLPHSPDADRTALIRRVSLDLIGLPPSPADVDAFVADASDDAYEKLVDRLLASPQFGERWARPWLDLARYADSHGFQRDDLRELWPYRDWVIRALNEDMPFDQFTVEQLAGDLLPGAAESQLIATGFHRSTTTNVEAGSDPEETRTNQVIDRVNTTATVWLGTTLECAQCHDHKYDPFTQRDYYGLLAFFNNTEIEADRSNPNVPGSIRFLGPSLELADKSIEAEQQRLKGEMQEIDQAIAARRGELGGDLAAWEATLAGEVDRAPTTHALKIAEFQSAEGSAHKLLDDDSVLLVDDSPNVDTYTIVVETTLRGITGIRLDALTDPALPGMGPGRGDADRPNFVLNTFAVTAAPLDDRRPPQPVRLVARSASFEQANFPLAAALDERPKTGWAIAPRFHQPHWAVFDVPSLPGNEGGTRLTFTLVQQFGTGRTLGRLRLSALTGDPGAASLPAEVAAILKTAAEARSDAQHSRLLDFRLERDATAQELRARRDALQKSQQALKKPATLVMRELAAPRATSIFTRGDFRTPGGPVQAAVPPVLHPLPAGPPNRLTLARWLVDRHNPLTARVVVNRWWAELFGHGVVTTLEDFGIKGEPPTHPELLDWLAVELMENGWSMKNVLRKIVTSATYRQSSRATTHQLARDAENLLYARGPRFRLAAETIRDNALAIAGLLSLRATGPPIRPPQPDGLWTKVGGQPLEYIVSPGDERYRRGVYVVWKRASPYPSFVNFDANARLACTVKRSRSNTPLQALTLLNDPVYVEAAFALAGRVLRERADAPLDEQLRYAWRLCLARNPDDAELAVLRQLHDGQLAAAHAGQAATKTLAEQAGAASAGPTDQLVAWYSVASALLNLDETITKN
- the miaB gene encoding tRNA (N6-isopentenyl adenosine(37)-C2)-methylthiotransferase MiaB gives rise to the protein MGRKLYIETVGCQMNMLDSELVVASLRNQGYELVSTPKEADTILFNTCSVRQHAEDKIYSALGRLKHAKTRHPDKIIGVLGCMAQKDQRLIFERAPYVDLIVGPGQLHQVPALLQEIAAGGGPRMEVSLGRKEGNRHEVEESFESYDPLRDEQMRPTPYQAFVRIMIGCDKFCTYCIVPSVRGPEQSRHPGQIEAEVRRLAAEGCREITLLGQTVNSYRYHADGRTTRLADLISRLHEIDGLDRIKFVTNFPKDMTDDLLQAVRDLPKCSHYLHVPAQSGSNEILRRMKRNYMVEEYREMLGRIRETIPDAAVTSDFIVGFCGETDADFEATAELVRESRFKNSFIFKYSPRPGTKSDELFADDVPEEVKRRRNNELLAIQNTISEEDNQAFLGREVTVLVEGPSKSSRKHASDGEALQLTGRTNCDRIVVFEGNRRLIGQFLPLVVYDANAFTLFGSVVTQHVGPEIFELRVANGRSGPGNPPIMAGALGGAASP
- a CDS encoding DUF1501 domain-containing protein — encoded protein: MHPINTYLQNLTRRGFLGRSGLSLGAVALGALLNEDRAAAASAEPTGPLTAHAGHLPPRAKHVIYLHMIGAPSQLDLFNHQPELNARDGQTCPEELTRGRRFAFIGGELKLAGSPFTFTRHGQSGQEISELLPQLAGVADDIAIVRSLHTDEINHAPAQMFLHTGFGRGGRPSFGSWVLYGLGSESQDLPAYVVLQSGPLGGAGTSLWSAGFLPSVYQGIQLRSSGDPVLFLSNPPGHAAADRRRVLDAVQELNQRQLATVGDPEIATRISQYEMAFRMQMSVPELVDISHEPAETLALYGATPGKPSFASNCLLARRLVERGVRLVELYDADWDHHADLAKRLPAKCRDVDLGMAALVRDLKQRGLLDETLVIWGAEFGRTPLRQGISGEGVKTSPGRDHHKDAYCMWLAGGGIKPGVCYGKTDEFGFNIAENPVHVHDLNATVLHQLGLDHKRLTFKYQGREYRLTDVHGEVIRGLLA
- a CDS encoding lactate permease LctP family transporter — translated: MHWVQVYDPFHSPWISTLAAGVPIIALLGLLALGMHAHRAAVAGLVTALVVAMAGFGMPARATLAAAGYGACFGLLPIGWIVVAAVFLYHLTLRSGQFEIVKRSVAAISPDRRLQALLIAFSFGTFVEGAAGFGTPVAISAALMIGLGFSPLYAAGLALIANTSPVAFGALGTPILTLAQVTGFDEMLISKMAGRQLPLFSLIVPAWLVATMAGWRGVVGCWPAIAVCGGSFAGLQFLTANFHGPTLVDVVGGLGSLVCRTLFLKVWRPREVWRFADEPVQTVLADQPPLRVGQVAYAWMPWVFLSVMVLLWGWPPVKTVLNGGPTDRPNLLAGRSKLSFSVPGLDKFVYRTSPVAVVPAGLDHAAEPEKAVYDFNWLSATGTGIFLAAILSAVWLRIGPKQFMEIFLSTAWRMRWALLTIACMLALAFVTKYSGSDATMGLAFTRTGWFYPFFAPLLGWLGVALTGSDTSSNALFGSLQRITAEQLNLNPLLIVASNSTGGVMGKMIDAQSIVVAAVATEQTGGEGRILRFVFWHSVTLAALIGLLTMLQAYWLTWMIPQASP